One genomic segment of Acidobacteriota bacterium includes these proteins:
- a CDS encoding SDR family NAD(P)-dependent oxidoreductase, producing the protein MTEGTFAHSLVIGSSSGIGEALARRLAAGGSRVALVARREDELRRITKEINDAAGEGRAIAVVHDVRAVDEVPELVQEIARRLGGLDLVIFAAGSMPSVAPDEYDTPKDREMIEVNLLGAVAWLNPVADRMARLGRGTIVGIGSVAGDRGRAPNPVYCTSKAGLHAYLEGLRNRLAKLGVTVVTIKPGFVDTAMTRGKEGLFWLISADRAAEIILEKAAHGAVTAYVPARWRLLMTVVRSIPSFIFTRLGI; encoded by the coding sequence TTGACCGAAGGCACATTCGCACACTCCCTGGTGATCGGATCGTCGTCGGGAATCGGTGAAGCTCTCGCTCGACGCCTTGCAGCGGGAGGCTCGCGGGTCGCCCTGGTTGCGCGTCGCGAGGACGAGCTTCGCCGGATCACGAAGGAGATCAACGACGCGGCGGGCGAGGGACGGGCGATCGCGGTGGTGCACGACGTGCGCGCGGTCGATGAGGTGCCGGAGCTGGTCCAGGAGATCGCTCGTCGCCTCGGCGGCCTCGACCTGGTGATCTTCGCGGCTGGCTCGATGCCGTCGGTCGCGCCGGACGAGTATGACACCCCCAAGGATCGCGAAATGATCGAGGTCAACCTGCTCGGCGCGGTGGCCTGGCTCAACCCAGTCGCCGATCGCATGGCGCGGTTGGGCAGGGGCACGATCGTCGGTATCGGCTCGGTGGCGGGTGACCGTGGGCGTGCGCCGAACCCAGTTTATTGCACGTCGAAGGCCGGTCTGCACGCCTACCTCGAGGGTCTGCGCAACCGGCTCGCGAAGCTCGGTGTCACGGTGGTGACCATCAAGCCGGGTTTCGTCGATACCGCGATGACCCGAGGTAAGGAAGGCCTGTTCTGGTTGATTTCGGCCGATCGCGCGGCGGAGATCATCCTCGAAAAGGCGGCCCACGGTGCGGTCACGGCGTACGTACCGGCGCGCTGGCGTCTGTTGATGACGGTTGTCCGTTCGATCCCATCGTTCATATTCACGAGACTCGGGATCTGA